A stretch of Fusarium poae strain DAOMC 252244 chromosome 2, whole genome shotgun sequence DNA encodes these proteins:
- a CDS encoding hypothetical protein (TransMembrane:1 (i66-85o)), producing MTDVMSIREQQHCTMQYFAVDLAAAAFASALVTPWVTAIDKLVFNKATSNTSVMGSMRKWASKPKATFASLFIPFLVYFGTYATANMFDSFNAVQYDLDPTIVCSSPAKFAATTTVSSGLSIFKDAYFSRMACGAGTPLLSYALFTLRDAVTIYASFNLPTMIAPKLAEFPFASITPFANIFKSDDSRLKMAQLFMPAASQIVSTPIHLLGLDVHARQVRMTIRDRVSVIKRHAGFATPLRMIRVLPSFGIGSVANTGFRRNMMAQVV from the exons ATGACGGATGTTATGAGTATACGGGAGCAGCAGCACTGTACGATGCAGTACTTTGCTGTTGACCTCGCCGCTGCAGCTTTTGCTTCTGCTTTGGTCACTCCCTGGGTCACAGCTATTGACAA ACTTGTCTTCAACAAAGCCACCAGCAACACCTCAGTCATGGGCTCGATGCGCAAATGGGCTTCCAAGCCCAAGGCCACCTTTGCCTCGCTCTTCATTCCTTTCCTTGTCTACTTCGGAACCTACGCCACCGCCAACATGTTTGATTCCTTCAACGCCGTCCAATATGATCTCGACCCAACTATCGTCTGCTCTTCCCCAGCCAAGTTCGCTGCTACTACGACCGTCAGTTCTGGACTCAGCATATTCAAAGACGCTTACTTCTCTCGCATGGCTTGCGGCGCTGGGACTCCTCTGCTGAGTTATGCTTTGTTCACTCTTCGAGATGCAGTGACTATCTACGCTTCTTTCAACTTGCCTACTATGATTGCTCCTAAGCTTGCCGAGTTTCCTTTTGCGTCCATCACCCCGTTTGCCAATATTTTCAAGTCTGATGACTCGAGGCTCAAAATGGCTCAGCTGTTCATGCCTGCTGCATCTCAAATCGTAAGCACTCCGATCCATCTGCTTGGTCTGGATGTGCATGCTCGTCAAGTTCGTATGACAATTCGAGATCGAGTGAGTGTAATCAAGCGGCACGCTGGGTTCGCTACACCTTTGCGAATGATACGTGTTTTGCCTTCATTTGGCATTGGCAGTGTAGCCAATACTGGATTCAGACGAAACATGATGGCCCAGGTGGTTTGA
- a CDS encoding hypothetical protein (TransMembrane:7 (o15-33i40-59o79-100i120-142o162-188i209-229o249-274i)), producing the protein MDTPMSYYLYNPSKPLAGVAAGLFGLSFLVTLYQIIRRKAWVWIFMLLAIAMEVVGYAARIKSASEPTEKKPYVLQFTLIILPPVLMAGVIYVVFGRIVYWVVPPESRTLRFLWVPPRFITLLFVGFDMISLILQLVAAIFIAGTDPTDSNAKQKLDLGKTLGLVGVSTQIAGFGLFTIAAIRFHFAARKLSPEFARQNQEKYGITRKWQTLLTVVNVSCLLILVRSVYREIDFAGGKDGKTHQEEWFQYVFDTLPILIVAFLYNVFFPANYLAHLGFKVPKDMGAVIDVEMSAKKPSTSEST; encoded by the exons ATGGATACACCAATGTCTTACTATCTCTACAACCCTTCCAAGCCTTTGGCCGGGGTGGCTGCTGGCCTCTTTGGCCTGAGCTTCCTTGTGACGCTCTACCAGATCATACGAAGAAAGGCTTGGGTTTGGATCTTTATGCTGTTAGCCATTGCCA TGGAGGTTGTTGGATATGCCGCCAGGATCAAATCTGCCTCTGAACCGACCGAAAAGAAGCCATATGTGCTCCAGTTTACACTCATTATCCTCCCTCCGGTATTGATGGCTGGTGTCATTTATGTCGTCTTTGGTAGAATTGTCTACTGGGTTGTCCCTCCTGAGTCAAGAACTCTCCGCTTTCTCTGGGTTCCTC CCCGATTCATTACCCTTCTTTTCGTTGGCTTCGACATGATTTCTCTCATCCTCCAGCTCGTTGCTGCAATCTTCATTGCCGGCACTGATCCCACAGACTCCAATGCGAAACAGAAGCTTGACCTTGGCAAGACTCTCGGTCTCGTTGGTGTGAGCACTCAGATTGCTGGATTCGGTCTCTTCACTATTGCAGCGATTCGATTCCACTTTGCAGCCAGGAAGCTGAGTCCTGAGTTTGCGAGACAGAATCAGGAAAAGTATGGCATCACCCGGAAGTGGCAGACCTTGTTAACTGTGGTCAATGTGTCATGCCTTCTTATCTTG GTCCGCTCTGTGTACCGTGAGATTGACTTTGCTGGTGGTAAAGACGGCAAAACACATCAGGAGGAGTGGTT TCAGTACGTCTTCGATACATTGCCGATTCTTATTGTCGCCTTCCTCTATAATGTCTTCTTCCCGGCCAACTACCTCGCACATCTCGGTTTCAAGGTGCCAAAGGATATGGGAGCCGTGATCGATGTCGAGATGTCGGCCAAGAAGCCCTCGACTTCAGAGTCCACATAA